GGATGGTCGGCAAGGGTGTCGTCGTCGGCTACCACCCACACGTCACCGATGGCCGTTCCAACCAACTTGAAGGCCACCAGCTCGCCGGTGTCGGGGTCGAACGTAGTGGAAAAATGTTCGCGGTTACGTTCCGGAATCGACTCGACAAACTTGCCAGAAGCCCTTTTGTCAGGTTTGTCAAGTTCGTCCCGGCAGGCGTGGCGCTGTTTTTCGGGGTCCCAGGCAAGCCAACGCGACTCAAAGCGTGCCATGGGCCTCCTCTCGCAGCTCGGGATGCAGGCGTACCACCTCGGACGTGCGGCCCTTGGTTTCGAGCGCCTCAATGCGCAACCAGCCCAGGGCCTCCATGTCCGCGAGTGCGGCACGCACGTTGTCTGCATTTGTGAGCGCCGGCCATTGGTGGCGGTAGAGGTCCCGGATGCTGACGCCGTCCGCGATATGCCCGTGCTCGATGCGATCAGCCAGGGCTCGCGCCGCAAGGCGACCGGGGTTCAGCTCGACGGCATAGATGCGTCGCGCGTGCGCATCAAGGAAGTCTACCCAGGTGGCGGCCAGTCGCGCCGCGGCCAAGGTCACGGGTCCGGGTTCGGTTTGGTTGCTGACTACGCCGAGCAAATGGAACACCAGAGCGAGTGCCGGCATCAACGAGCGATACTTTGCCACGTGGCTTTCGTACGCGGGGAAGGCGTCAAGGTCGGCGCCGCGTAGCCGCACTTCCAATTGCTCGCGCCACTCATCGAAAAGAGCTTGCGCATAAGGTGCAAACCGGAGTGCCGGAATTTCACTGTGATCGGTCGACGCACCCAGCGTGTTGGCGTCGAGGCTATCGAGTGCCGTGAAGGCAGCCGCCACACGCTCCCGTGCGGCCGTCTCTGGCCAGCGATCAACATTGCGCCACTCGCCGGTGATCTCTGGCCACACTGCCAATTGGAAGCGCTGCAAGAGTCCGTCATCGCCGCGGCCTTCGGTGGCAGCGTCGGTGATGCATCGCTGTAGCTTCGAGGGTTGGATTGTGCCCAGGACGGACAGCGTGGGCGCCGGGGTATGCACGGTACCGCGACCGATGCGATCACAGGTGTACGCATCGGTCGCCTTCCACGCCTCAAGGAAGAATTCGCGTTCACCCTCGCGACCAGGCTTTTCTAGCGTGCGCAACCAGCCCGCCAGTTCATCGCGCAACAGCAGCAACCCGCGCGGGTTTCCGCGCAGCAGCTCCCCTAGCTTTTCAGCCGTCGCGTCTTGTGTCAGGTAGCGGCGCTCTTGCAGGGCGCATTCGCCCTTGGCGCTGTTCAATGCAGCGAGGTCCGTTTTGAACTTCTCGATGTCCGCGGCGCGCTTCGTCGCGTCTCGTTTCAGCCGCGCAATTTGCAGCTCGATCGCCTCACGCTCAATGTCCGCCGCGGCAGCGTCTTGGCGATAGCGCTCGCTGGCTTGCGCCGCCAGCCGGCGAATGAAGCGGGTCCCTTCGCTCAGCGCGGGGCTCTTCATGGTGCCCGGTCGACCCACAACCATGCCCCACAGGTTAGCCAATACGAGCCAGTCGTCTTGGCGCTTCGGGTGAATGCCGACGCTGCGACCGATGACGGCACCAGCGGTGACGAGCGCCGGTGCCGCCACCATCTCAGACGGAGCTTGCAACCGTTCGGTGGCGTCGTCGATCCACGCGCGAAGGGGCTCCGGCAGCAGCTCGCTTGGCAGGGCCGGCACCTCCACCACGGCAGCAGATAAGGGCTGGCGCTCCGGCCAGTCGGGTGAGCACGCCAGTGGTGAGGTTTTCACGTCAACCGATTCTCGCAGCACATCCATGGCCACATCTTTCGGCAGGGGGTCCGCAAGGTCCCAGCCCTCGGGCAACCCGGACGGTAGCGCGACAACGCGCACGCTCTGCGCTCCAGCTGCTCGCGCCAACTGCGCTGCCTCAGCCGCGTAGCGCTCGCCCGGTGCGTCGGCGTCAGGCAATATGACCACGTCTCGCCCGCGCAGCGGTGACCAGTCGGCTTGGCCAGCCGCCTTGCTGCCGGCCGGTGAAGTGGTCACCACGTAATCGCGAAACAAGATCGCTGCGGCATCCGCGGTCTTCTCCCCTTCAACCAAGAGCACCGGTGCTTCTGCTCGACTGGCCAGTGCGTCCAGCCGGTACAGTGGCCGGGGTGCCGGCCAACTGCGCCAGCGCCAGTGTTGTCGTCCATCCGGTTCCCCGCAGTAGGTCAACGGGAGAATCTGCTTGCCGGCCGGCGTATCGAACCGGGCAACGTACCCAAGCACGCGGCTTTGCGCGTCGCGGTAGATCCAGTGCTGCGACGCAACACCGTGCTCTCGATGCCGGAGCACCGGCGCCGGCGCGCTCTCCGGCACAGGCAGAATGACTCGCGGCTCTGCCCCGCTGCGTGCGTCGGCGTGCCCATGTGGCGCACCGTTGCTCATCGCAGCTAGCGCCCGTGCGGCGTCGCCTTGAGACTGGCCGTTCAGGTATGCGTACAGCGAAACCAGATCACCACCCTTGTCGCCGGTCGCGAAGTCTGCCCATTTCCCCGTGTCGACGTTCACTCTGAATGATCCTGCCTGCTGGTCGTTGCGTGTCGGGTTGCGCGCAACGTACTCGCGCCCGCACACGCGGCCATCGGGCAGCCACCGCGCAAGCAGCTCGGGCAGTCGTGCTAACGCCGCGCCGTTGATGCGCACGAAGTCTACGCGATTTCTCATGCTGCGTCGCCCGCGTCACTCGTGCTGCGCCGCGTTTGCGCTTCGATGTACGCGCGCTCTATCCGTCGTCTGGCTAAGTCCTCTACGTCGGCAAGGCGGTACAGGCGCACGCCCGTCACGGTACGCACGCAGCGGCGCGTATTAGAGTCCGCGAGTTGTCGCACACGCGCGGGCGTTAGCGACAGCTCGCGCGCCACCGCCGCAGTAGCGAGATAACCTGATCCTCGCTCATGCATCATACCCTAAGGATAGCATAAGTGTAGGGTTTTGTCAAGGCTTATTATGTGCACCGTTGAGCCACGTGTTGCGCTACACAACAACTTGACATGTCGCTCGCTGGCGCCATGCGGTGCGTACATAGCAACCGAAGACCAAAGTGGGTGCCACGGGTCCCACAATCGTCACAAGAGGCAACAGTGGTATTGGGTTTTTGGCTTCGAGCGGTGGAATTACCCGTACATGCCTAGGGGACATTACCGATGCGTTAGTTTTTGGCGAAAGTACCTCGCGGCGCTGCCGCGGCGAATCGGTGCGAGAAACGGCACACGGCGCCCCCCCTGGTGGCTGCAAGAATGCCCCTGTGGCGCGCACAGATGCCCCAGGGGCGGCGTTCTACGTTCGGGTAGGGTGGGCGGCTAAGGGGCGAAGAGCGACGGGCGCCTGGCGTCGCGCGGCGCAACCATTCACCTCATGGCTGTGACCATGCATAGACGAGCAGGGCAAGCAGCAGAAGGCTGAGAAGGAAGATCAGACGCCGCGCGGCCTGGCTGCCCGTCAGCCCCCTAGGGGCGGGCATTACGGCACTCGCGGTCCGAAACTTCGCCAAGGCCGCAGCTCTCGCCGCCGCTATGTGTACTAACAGTGGCGGGATGTACCAGAGGTACGCGTACGCGATAAGAAATACTGGGTTGCTACCGCCCGCGCCGTAATAGGATCCAACGAGAAATCCCGGCCCAAACCACCACATCGCCGCAAGCAGTAGCCATTGGACACCGCGGGCAGTACGGCCACGCAAGATATCACCCAAGCCAGGCAGCACGAAGCTCGCAAGACCCGCGATCGCATCGGAGTTGCGGTTAGTGTTAAGCGCGGCAAGCGGCCGACCACACTTCACGCACGCTGGCGCAGCCTCCGACACTTCGGTGCCGCAGTCGGGACATCTAATCAATGCCATGGCGATCTCCGTTCGGTTCGCGCGCGCTACTCCGATGAGTCGCAACTGGGAAACGCTTGCGGGTGCATTTGCATAGCGGGTTTTGTCTTGTCAAGCGGTGTGCGGGTGCGCCCGGGTGCGCCCGTCGGCGGGTGTTGCTGCTTGTAGCGTTCAGATACGGGAGCAGCGATCGCTAGACGTCCCGGGCGCCTGGCAGCGCGTGGCGGTCAAGCGGTCCAGGGGCGACAATCGCGCCAAGGAACGGATGAGGCTACCCCTC
The sequence above is drawn from the Deltaproteobacteria bacterium genome and encodes:
- a CDS encoding DUF3987 domain-containing protein, coding for MRNRVDFVRINGAALARLPELLARWLPDGRVCGREYVARNPTRNDQQAGSFRVNVDTGKWADFATGDKGGDLVSLYAYLNGQSQGDAARALAAMSNGAPHGHADARSGAEPRVILPVPESAPAPVLRHREHGVASQHWIYRDAQSRVLGYVARFDTPAGKQILPLTYCGEPDGRQHWRWRSWPAPRPLYRLDALASRAEAPVLLVEGEKTADAAAILFRDYVVTTSPAGSKAAGQADWSPLRGRDVVILPDADAPGERYAAEAAQLARAAGAQSVRVVALPSGLPEGWDLADPLPKDVAMDVLRESVDVKTSPLACSPDWPERQPLSAAVVEVPALPSELLPEPLRAWIDDATERLQAPSEMVAAPALVTAGAVIGRSVGIHPKRQDDWLVLANLWGMVVGRPGTMKSPALSEGTRFIRRLAAQASERYRQDAAAADIEREAIELQIARLKRDATKRAADIEKFKTDLAALNSAKGECALQERRYLTQDATAEKLGELLRGNPRGLLLLRDELAGWLRTLEKPGREGEREFFLEAWKATDAYTCDRIGRGTVHTPAPTLSVLGTIQPSKLQRCITDAATEGRGDDGLLQRFQLAVWPEITGEWRNVDRWPETAARERVAAAFTALDSLDANTLGASTDHSEIPALRFAPYAQALFDEWREQLEVRLRGADLDAFPAYESHVAKYRSLMPALALVFHLLGVVSNQTEPGPVTLAAARLAATWVDFLDAHARRIYAVELNPGRLAARALADRIEHGHIADGVSIRDLYRHQWPALTNADNVRAALADMEALGWLRIEALETKGRTSEVVRLHPELREEAHGTL